From one Ammospiza caudacuta isolate bAmmCau1 chromosome 8, bAmmCau1.pri, whole genome shotgun sequence genomic stretch:
- the OSGEPL1 gene encoding tRNA N6-adenosine threonylcarbamoyltransferase, mitochondrial, whose translation MSSIAKSVLRSVKHGRAAWLRTSSAHSGKRRFHRLVLGIETSCDDTGAAVVDEAGCVLGEALHCQKEVHLQSGGIIPVVAQQLHRENIDRVVQEALSASGVSVAELAAVATTVKPGLALSLGVGLHYSRGLVSRHQKPFIPIHHMEAHALTIRLTHPLEFPFLVLLISGGHCLLAVAQGVSDFLLLGQSIDIAPGDMLDKVARRLSLSKHPECHSMAGGQAIEHLAQSGNQERLTFRLPMRQYRNCDFSFSGLQNIVYNAIVQKEKEEGIQEGEILSCVKDVAAAVQHAVAVHIIQRTYRAMIFCIKNSILPSKNATLVVSGGVASNQYIRKVLQNLADANDFALLCPPPRLCTDNGVMIAWNGIERLRAGLGVLHSTAGVRYEPRAPLGIDISKRVEEDSIKVPKLKEIRWLAS comes from the exons ATGAGCAGCATTGCCAAAAGCGTTTTGCGGTCGGTGAAGCACGGCCGAGCTGCGTGGCTGAGGACCAGCTCTGCGCACTCTGGGAAGCGGCGTTTTCACAGGCTGGTTTTGGGAATAGAAACGAGCTGTGATGACACCGGCGCTGCTGTGGTGGATGAAGCTGGCTGTGTTCTGGGAGAAGCACTGCACTGTCAGAAGGAAGTTCATTTACA ATCAGGAGGAATAATTCCCGTGGTGGCACAGCAGCTTCACAGAGAAAACATCGACCGAGTGGTTCAAGAGGCCCTGAGTGCCAGCGGCGTTTCTGTGGCCGAGCTTGCGGCCGTGGCCACCACGGTGAAACCCGGGCTGGCTCTGAGCCTGGGCGTGGGGCTGCACTACAGCCGGGGCCTGGTCAGCAGGCACCAGAAACCCTTCATCCCCATCCATCACATGGAGGCTCACGCACTCACCATCAGGCTCACACATCCCCTGGAGTTCCCGTTCTTAGTTCTCCTCATCTCTGGAGGCCACTGTCTCTTGGCAGTAGCACAGGGAGTTTCAGATTTCCTCCTGCTTGGACAGTCCATCGACATCGCACCGGGTGACATGCTGGATAAG GTGGCACGAAGGCTGTCTCTAAGCAAGCACCCAgagtgccacagcatggctgggggGCAGGCCATAGAGCACTTGGCTCAGAGTGGGAACCAGGAGCGGCTCACCTTCCGACTGCCCATGCGGCAGTATCGCAACTGCGACTTCTCCTTCTCCGGACTGCAAAACATTGTCTATAATGCCAttgtgcagaaagaaaaagaagaag GTATTCAGGAAGGTGAGATCCTGTCCTGTGTTAAGgatgttgctgctgctgtacaGCATGCAGTGGCTGTTCATATCATCCAGAGGACATATCGAGCCATGATCTTCTGCATCAAAAACAGCATATTGCCATCAAAAAATGCCACTTTG GTTGTATCAGGAGGAGTTGCAAGTAATCAGTACATCAGAAAAGTTCTACAGAATCTAGCAGATGCAAATGATTTTGCTTTGCTGTGTCCTCCTCCAAGACTCTGCACTGATAATGGTGTTATGATTGCATG GAATGGCATTGAAAGGCTccgtgcagggctgggggtccttcacagcactgctggcgTCCGCTATGAGCCAAG aGCTCCCCTGGGAATTGATATTTCAAAAAGAGTTGAAGAAGATTCCATCAAGGTGCCAAAACTAAAAGAGATACGATGGTTGGCATCTTAA
- the ASNSD1 gene encoding asparagine synthetase domain-containing protein 1 — protein sequence MCGICCVVTLCSQRAIHDFLSEDILCHLRRRGPDSSQELIKTVSDLSYQCVFSGHVLHMRGLVTPQPLEDANNNVFLWNGEIFSGVHVGNLENDTEVVFHHLASCSSEMDILSLFSSLQGPWAFIYYEAPSHSLWFGRDYFGRRSLLWQFSNEVDRAFCLSSVSGCTESGSQWQEVPACGIFKIDLKACAATKSLSLTLFPWKYSCREKAVEEKCINVLDQVSKDLPNHVHLVLNESNLRAPVIPLNKTVSKASSACPSSNFSNINGVVSVETLQEFLAEEHKKNLACQFIDVLNEAVKRRVLCLCRDPDQITREVPSMSHKRAHIAVLFSGGIDSMVIAALADKHVPLEEPIDLLNVAFMMKEQAKHRGTTKRQTGHEVQLDLLCPQESCQNPAADTGTHSSCFDVPDRITGRAGLKELEAINPSRTWNFVEINVTLEELKKMRKEHIYYLIYPLDTVLDDSIGCAIWFASRGEGFISNQGELKPYKSPAKVVLTGIGADEQLAGYSRHRVCFTKDGLEGLNKELEMELGRISSRNLGRDDRIIGDHGKEARFPFLDEDVVSFLNSLPVSEKADLTLPRGIGEKLILRLAAKELGLTASAVLPKRAVQFGSRIAKLESNSEKASDTCSRLKLLSVDAL from the exons ATGTGTGGCATTTGCTGTGTTGTTACCTTGTGCAGCCAGCGTGCGATCCATGATTTCCTCAGTGAAGACATCCTCTGCCATCTAAGAAGAAGAGGCCCAGACAGTAGCCAAGAGTTGATAAAAACTGTGTCTGATCTCTCTTATCAATGTGTGTTTTCAGGCCACGTACTTCACATGAGGGGACTGGTGACTCCTCAGCCTCTGGAAGATGCCAATAACAATGTTTTTCTTTGGAATGGAGAAATTTTCAGTGGAGTGCATGTAGGAAATCTAGAGAATGACACTGAAGTAGTGTTTCATCACCTGGCTTCATGCAGCAGTGAAATGGACATTCTGTCACTCTTCTCATCACTTCAGGGTCCCTGGGCTTTTATTTATTATGAAGCACCCAGCCACAGTTTATGGTTTGGCAGAGATTACTTTGGCCGTCGTAGTTTGCTTTGGCAGTTCAGTAATGAGGTTGACAGAGCTTTCTGTCTCTCATCTGTAAGTGGTTGTACTGAATCAGGCAGCCAATGGCAAGAAGTCCCAGCATGTGGAATTTTCAAAATTGATCTCAAAGCTTGTGCAGCAACTAAATCTTTGTCTTTAACATTGTTTCCATGGAAGtacagctgcagagagaaagcagtagaagaaaaatgcattaatgTTCTTGACCAAGTGTCAAAAGACTTACCAAACCATGTACATCTCGTGCTGAATGAATCAAATCTTAGAGCACCAGTCATCCCCTTAAATAAAACAGTTTCTAAAGCTTCAAGTGCATGTCCAAGCTCTAATTTTAGCAATATTAACGGTGTGGTTTCTGTAGAAACCCTTCAAGAATTTCTTGCAGAGGAACACAAGAAAAACTTAGCCTGTCAGTTTATTGATGTTTTAAATGAAGCAGTCAAGAGACGAGTCCTGTGTCTCTGTAGAGATCCAGATCAGATAACAAGAGAAGTTCCAAGCATGTCTCATAAGAGAGCACATATTGCAGTGCTCTTTTCTGGTGGCATTGACTCTATGGTTATTGCAGCCCTGGCTGATAAACATGTGCCTTTGGAAGAGCCAATTGATCTTCTTAATGTAGCTTTCATGATGAAAGAGCAAGCTAAGCACAGGGGAACCACTAAAAGACAAACTGGCCATGAAGTACAGCTTGATTTGCTTTGTCCTCAAGAAAGCTGTCAAAATCCCGCTGCTGACACTGGTACTCATTCATCCTGCTTTGATGTTCCTGACAGAATCACTGGTAGGGCAGGACTGAAGGAATTAGAAGCCATTAACCCTTCAAGAACCTGGAACTTTGTGGAAATTAATGTTACATTAGAGGaattgaaaaaaatgagaaaagagcATATTTATTACTTAATCTATCCACTGGATACAGTCTTGGATGACAGTATTGGCTGTGCAATTTGGTTTGCTTCCAGAGGAGAGGGCTTCATTAGTAACCAAGGAGAACTGAAACCATATAAAAGTCctgcaaag GTTGTGCTTACAGGAATTGGAGCAGATGAGCAGCTTGCTGGGTACTCTAGACATCGTGTTTGCTTCACCAAAGATGGCTTAGAGGGTCTTAATAAAGAACTTGAAATGGAGTTAGGGCGCATTTCTTCTCGAAATCTGGGCAGAGATGACAGGATCATCGGTGATCATGGAAAAGAAGCCAG GTTTCCTTTTCTTGATGAAGATGTTGTCTCATTCCTCAATTCTCTGCCTGTCTCAGAAAAAGCTGATTTGACCTTACCTCGAGGAATTGGCGAGAAACTGATTCTGCGCCTTGCAGCCAAGGAGCTGGGCCTGACAGCCTCAGCTGTTTTGCCAAAAAGGGCAGTACAGTTTGGATCTCGGATTGCAAAACTAGAGAGCAACAGTGAAAAAGCATCTGACACATGCAGCAGGCTGAAGTTACTTTCAGTAGATGCATTGTAG
- the ORMDL1 gene encoding ORM1-like protein 1, with protein sequence MNVGVAHSEVNPNTRVMNSRGMWLTYALGVGMLHIVLLSIPFFSVPVAWTLTNVIHNLGMYVFLHAVKGTPFETPDQGKARLLTHWEQLDYGVQFTSSRKFFTISPIILYFLTSFYTKYDPTHFILNTASLLTVLIPKLPQLHGVRLFGINKY encoded by the exons ATGAACGTAGGAGTTGCCCACAGCGAGGTGAATCCCAACACTCGGGTGATGAACAGCCGTGGAATGTGGCTGACATACGCACTGGGAGTCGGCATGCTGCACATTGTCCTGCTCAGCATTCCCTTCTTTAGTGTCCCTGTTGCCTGGACTTTAACTAATGTCATTCACAACCTG gGAATGTATGTGTTTTTGCATGCAGTAAAGGGAACTCCTTTTGAAACACCTGATCAGGGCAAAGCTAGGCTACTAACACACTGGGAACAACTGGATTATGGAGTACAATTCACATCTTCAAGGAAGTTCTTCACAATCTCTCCTATAATTCT GTACTTCCTGACGAGTTTCTATACAAAGTATGATCCCACACACTTCATCCTCAACACAGCCTCCCTCCTGACTGTGCTTATCCCCAAGCTGCCACAGTTGCACGGGGTTCGACTCTTTGGCATCAATAAATACTGA